Proteins from a single region of Methanoculleus horonobensis:
- a CDS encoding YcaO-related McrA-glycine thioamidation protein, translating into MAITIRPVEKLYFDGTHRSRSPEETRAAVEPLMTEIGVTEIIDVTPLDRIGIPVFAAVRPGAARGATRVHAGKGKEPVHARVSAMMEALERYCAEYRGDRMECATYEEIGPGRAVHPEDLLLPRKLEQGEKVHWTPGWDILNDEEIYVPSNAVFHPYDSLGMAFPLFRSDTNGLASGNVIEEAILHALFEVIERDALSIADAKRDLGSRLVIENECAAREVIDRFEENGIDIHLWLLDGKTGVPTVAAAADDTVTKDPAMLVIGSGTHLSPEIAALRALTEVAQSRGSYLQGGRSDPQREMIIRKAGYERLKRINRMWFADADAVDIADVPDASTRRFDLDIRQVLEEVAVHTDRVCVCDLSRTPVPVVRVVLPGFEVSYMDPDRKRPAQG; encoded by the coding sequence ATGGCAATCACGATTCGCCCGGTAGAGAAATTGTACTTCGATGGAACCCACCGTTCCCGGTCTCCTGAGGAGACCCGTGCCGCCGTGGAGCCGCTGATGACGGAGATCGGCGTCACCGAGATCATCGACGTCACCCCTCTCGACCGCATCGGGATCCCGGTTTTTGCGGCGGTTCGGCCGGGAGCGGCCCGGGGAGCGACTCGCGTCCATGCGGGAAAGGGTAAGGAGCCGGTTCACGCCCGGGTCTCGGCGATGATGGAGGCGCTCGAGCGCTACTGTGCCGAGTACCGGGGCGACCGGATGGAGTGCGCGACGTATGAAGAGATCGGCCCGGGAAGGGCGGTGCATCCCGAAGATCTCCTTCTCCCCCGGAAACTCGAGCAGGGAGAGAAGGTCCACTGGACACCGGGATGGGATATCTTAAACGACGAGGAGATCTACGTCCCGAGCAACGCCGTCTTCCATCCCTACGACTCGCTCGGGATGGCGTTCCCTCTCTTTCGGAGCGACACGAACGGGCTGGCATCAGGGAACGTCATCGAAGAGGCGATCCTGCACGCGCTCTTCGAGGTGATCGAGCGGGACGCGCTCAGTATCGCCGATGCAAAACGCGACCTCGGCAGCCGCCTCGTCATCGAGAATGAGTGCGCCGCCCGCGAGGTCATCGACCGGTTCGAGGAGAACGGGATCGATATCCACCTCTGGCTGCTCGACGGGAAGACCGGTGTCCCCACGGTCGCGGCAGCCGCGGACGACACCGTCACGAAGGATCCGGCAATGCTCGTCATCGGGTCGGGGACGCATCTCTCCCCGGAGATTGCCGCGCTCCGCGCCCTGACCGAGGTCGCCCAGAGTCGGGGGAGTTACCTCCAGGGTGGGCGCAGCGACCCCCAGCGGGAGATGATCATCCGGAAAGCCGGATACGAACGGCTGAAGCGGATCAACCGGATGTGGTTTGCCGACGCGGATGCCGTCGATATCGCCGACGTCCCCGATGCGAGCACCCGACGGTTCGACCTCGATATCCGGCAGGTGCTCGAGGAGGTTGCGGTGCACACCGACCGGGTCTGCGTCTGCGACCTCTCGCGGACGCCGGTGCCGGTGGTCCGGGTCGTCCTCCCCGGGTTCGAGGTCTCCTATATGGACCCCGACCGGAAGCGGCCGGCGCAGGGGTAA
- a CDS encoding DUF2098 domain-containing protein, with product MSTDDVAVGAVVRYPRTGTTGKVMRIEEIDGRRYAEIDSTGLYYRVDELISADKTTGKVEREERSLEEYLKEHRELQEQLEEVWEAGTDRSCEGGG from the coding sequence ATGAGCACGGATGACGTAGCAGTGGGCGCAGTCGTCCGCTACCCCCGCACCGGCACGACCGGAAAGGTCATGCGGATCGAGGAGATCGACGGCCGGAGGTATGCCGAGATCGACAGCACCGGACTCTATTACCGGGTGGACGAACTCATCAGTGCCGACAAAACGACAGGGAAAGTAGAGAGAGAAGAACGCTCTCTTGAGGAGTACCTCAAGGAGCACAGGGAACTCCAGGAGCAGCTCGAGGAGGTCTGGGAAGCAGGAACCGACAGGAGCTGTGAGGGCGGCGGCTAA
- the nikR gene encoding nickel-responsive transcriptional regulator NikR yields the protein MPGDAELSRIGISLPKNLLDKFDEILSLRGYSSRSEGIRDSIRSYITHYQWISDVKGERQGVITMVYDHDQRGLLQTLTEIQHQYASSIQASLHSHVTHNKCLEVILIRGDGAVLKDITERLMAQKGVEAVKLTTIPVEG from the coding sequence ATGCCAGGCGATGCTGAACTTTCACGTATCGGGATCTCGCTGCCCAAGAACCTCCTCGATAAGTTCGACGAGATCCTGAGCCTCCGGGGGTATTCCTCCCGTTCCGAAGGGATACGGGACTCAATACGAAGTTACATCACTCACTACCAGTGGATATCCGACGTAAAAGGCGAGCGCCAGGGCGTCATCACCATGGTCTACGACCATGACCAACGTGGCCTGCTCCAGACGCTCACCGAGATCCAGCACCAGTATGCCAGCAGCATTCAGGCATCTCTGCACTCGCACGTGACCCACAACAAGTGCCTCGAAGTGATCCTGATCCGGGGGGACGGGGCTGTACTGAAGGACATTACCGAGCGACTGATGGCGCAGAAAGGTGTCGAGGCGGTGAAACTCACCACCATACCGGTCGAGGGTTAG
- a CDS encoding translation initiation factor IF-2 subunit gamma, translated as MRDAFIPGVNIGLVGHVDHGKTTLVSALTGTWTDRHSEEIKRGISIRLGYADTTFYRCENCEGADAYTSHPECPNCSEKAVPFRTVSFVDAPGHETLMATMLSGSALMDGAMLVIAANEVCPQPQTKEHLMALELIGIKRIVIVQNKIDVVTQAEALEHYKQIKRFVKGTIAENAPIIPVSAQKGVNIGALIQTLDTVIPEPERDPEVDPLLLVARSFDVNKPGCNWRDVKGGVIGGSLIRGVLREGDDIEIRPGRQVQIENRTKWEPIETKITSINAGKISVTEAAPGGLLGVATKLDPALTKSDALAGQVAGLTGKLPPVWERLKFDVTLMDRVVGADSEQIIEPLKHKEPLMLSVGTAVTVGVIVNTKKNQVEVQLKRAVCAEVGARIAISRQVGGRWRLIGMGVLVE; from the coding sequence TTGCGAGATGCATTCATTCCCGGTGTCAATATTGGGCTCGTAGGTCATGTCGATCACGGCAAGACCACTCTGGTCAGCGCGCTTACCGGAACCTGGACGGACAGGCACAGCGAGGAGATCAAGCGCGGCATCTCCATCCGGCTCGGCTACGCGGACACGACTTTTTACAGGTGCGAGAACTGCGAGGGGGCTGACGCCTACACATCCCACCCGGAATGCCCGAACTGCAGTGAAAAAGCAGTTCCGTTCCGGACGGTCTCGTTCGTCGACGCCCCCGGCCACGAGACGCTGATGGCGACGATGCTCTCGGGCTCCGCGCTCATGGACGGCGCAATGCTCGTCATCGCTGCAAACGAGGTCTGCCCGCAGCCCCAGACCAAGGAGCACCTGATGGCGCTCGAGTTGATCGGTATCAAGAGGATCGTCATCGTCCAGAATAAGATCGACGTGGTTACGCAGGCCGAGGCACTGGAGCATTACAAACAGATCAAACGGTTCGTCAAGGGCACCATTGCCGAAAACGCGCCCATAATCCCGGTCTCCGCGCAGAAGGGAGTCAATATCGGCGCCCTGATCCAGACGCTGGATACGGTCATCCCGGAGCCCGAACGCGATCCGGAGGTCGACCCGCTGCTGCTCGTCGCACGGTCGTTCGACGTCAACAAGCCCGGCTGCAACTGGCGGGACGTGAAGGGCGGCGTCATCGGCGGTTCGCTCATCAGGGGAGTCCTGCGTGAGGGGGACGACATCGAGATCCGTCCCGGCCGGCAGGTCCAGATCGAGAACCGGACGAAGTGGGAGCCGATCGAGACGAAGATCACCTCCATCAACGCAGGCAAGATCAGCGTGACCGAGGCAGCGCCCGGGGGCCTCCTCGGCGTCGCGACGAAACTCGATCCGGCCCTGACGAAGAGCGACGCCCTCGCCGGGCAGGTTGCCGGGCTCACGGGGAAACTCCCACCGGTCTGGGAACGACTGAAGTTCGACGTCACGCTCATGGATCGAGTGGTCGGCGCGGACAGTGAGCAGATCATCGAACCCCTGAAGCACAAGGAGCCGCTGATGCTCTCTGTCGGCACCGCCGTCACCGTCGGCGTGATCGTGAACACGAAGAAGAACCAGGTGGAGGTTCAGTTGAAGCGGGCGGTCTGCGCGGAGGTCGGCGCACGGATCGCCATCAGCAGGCAGGTCGGCGGACGATGGCGGCTGATCGGCATGGGTGTTCTGGTCGAGTGA
- a CDS encoding type II toxin-antitoxin system VapC family toxin: MLLDTNALLMPAQFGIDLYDELMALFGDFEPVTLEEVMGELSGLARGRGRDAAAARVGIAMARRSTVVPSGSTAEHVDDRVIEYARREGCTVVTNDRQLRNALLREGIDVVSMRRGRTLELMRG; the protein is encoded by the coding sequence GTGCTCCTTGACACGAACGCCCTCTTAATGCCGGCCCAGTTCGGGATCGACCTGTACGACGAGCTTATGGCCCTCTTCGGGGACTTCGAACCGGTAACGCTCGAAGAGGTGATGGGTGAACTCTCGGGGCTCGCCCGGGGCCGCGGCCGCGATGCGGCTGCCGCCCGGGTGGGCATTGCGATGGCCCGGCGCTCGACGGTCGTCCCGAGCGGGAGTACCGCGGAGCATGTGGACGACCGGGTGATCGAGTATGCCCGACGGGAAGGATGCACCGTGGTGACGAATGATCGCCAGCTCCGGAACGCCCTCCTCCGCGAGGGGATCGACGTTGTTTCGATGCGGAGAGGACGAACACTGGAACTGATGAGGGGATAG
- a CDS encoding DNA-directed RNA polymerase, with amino-acid sequence MYYKMTLEDKVRVPPHRLGEDLERVILNVLQEQLEGSIAKEIGIFIAVTNILNVGEGELIPGDGAVYYDVRFEAAVLRLALQEVIEGQVVETTSFGAFVSLGPIDAMLHVSQISDEYISYDEKNGRLVCQDSKRAIAVGDGVRARIVALSLNEREPRESKIGLTMRQSGLGTTTWLEEELEEEKKGAV; translated from the coding sequence ATGTATTATAAGATGACGCTGGAGGACAAGGTGCGCGTTCCGCCGCACCGCCTCGGGGAAGACCTGGAGAGGGTCATCCTCAACGTACTGCAGGAACAGCTGGAAGGCAGCATCGCAAAGGAGATCGGTATCTTCATTGCGGTGACGAATATTCTCAACGTCGGCGAGGGGGAGTTGATCCCCGGAGACGGCGCCGTCTACTACGACGTCAGGTTCGAGGCAGCGGTGCTCCGTCTCGCGCTCCAGGAAGTGATCGAGGGCCAGGTGGTCGAGACGACGAGTTTCGGCGCCTTCGTCAGCCTCGGGCCCATCGACGCCATGCTCCACGTGAGCCAGATATCGGACGAATACATCAGCTACGACGAGAAGAACGGCAGACTGGTCTGCCAGGACTCGAAGCGAGCAATCGCCGTCGGCGACGGTGTCCGGGCCCGGATCGTTGCGCTCTCGCTGAACGAGCGCGAACCGAGGGAGAGCAAGATCGGCCTCACCATGCGTCAGTCGGGTCTTGGGACCACGACCTGGCTGGAAGAGGAACTCGAAGAGGAGAAGAAGGGGGCGGTATAG
- the spt4 gene encoding transcription elongation factor subunit Spt4, which translates to MVVRKKVLKVCRECHRVVEGEACVICSTSNLSDDWAGYVVIIDPERSEIAKKMNITMAGRYALKVR; encoded by the coding sequence ATGGTCGTCCGTAAGAAGGTGCTCAAGGTCTGCCGCGAGTGCCACCGGGTCGTTGAAGGGGAGGCCTGCGTCATCTGCAGCACGTCGAACCTGAGCGATGACTGGGCGGGCTACGTCGTGATCATCGATCCGGAGCGCTCGGAGATCGCAAAGAAGATGAACATCACCATGGCCGGCAGGTACGCGCTGAAGGTCCGCTGA
- a CDS encoding GTP-dependent dephospho-CoA kinase family protein translates to MLRLPEAYRGLFKKPFGTLYGCIDELLPRLEGRPVYAVGDVVTHNLLTAGIVPEIAIIDGYTMRTPCTRSPLLRARLLTVKNPAGTITTELEEAIEEVVGHPPGVIFVDGEEDLAVIPLVIAAPDGAAVLYGQPGEGVVLRLVDAAARQKAASMLSVFIRE, encoded by the coding sequence ATGCTCCGGCTTCCCGAAGCATACCGGGGCCTATTCAAAAAACCGTTCGGAACTCTCTACGGGTGCATCGACGAACTCCTCCCCCGGCTCGAAGGCCGGCCGGTCTACGCCGTCGGCGATGTGGTGACCCATAACCTCCTCACCGCAGGGATCGTCCCCGAGATCGCCATCATCGACGGCTACACGATGCGCACGCCCTGCACCCGTTCGCCTCTGCTTCGGGCAAGATTGCTGACGGTGAAGAATCCTGCCGGCACGATCACCACCGAACTTGAGGAGGCGATCGAAGAGGTCGTCGGGCATCCTCCAGGGGTGATCTTCGTCGACGGGGAAGAGGATCTCGCGGTCATCCCGCTCGTCATCGCCGCGCCGGACGGGGCCGCCGTCCTCTACGGCCAGCCGGGAGAGGGAGTCGTCCTCCGGCTCGTGGATGCGGCAGCGAGGCAGAAGGCCGCATCTATGCTGAGCGTTTTCATACGCGAGTGA
- a CDS encoding 30S ribosomal protein S24e — MDFEITRDVRNELLKRRELEFTLTFDGPTPSRKSIQEKLAALQNKNENLLVLDLERTRFGKMELFGRARIYDDEETKKGTEREYLLKRGEPKAESEA, encoded by the coding sequence ATGGACTTCGAAATTACCCGTGATGTGAGGAACGAGTTGTTGAAGAGGAGAGAACTTGAGTTTACTCTCACCTTCGACGGACCGACACCCTCGCGGAAGAGCATTCAGGAGAAGCTCGCCGCGCTGCAGAACAAGAATGAGAACCTCCTCGTGCTGGACCTGGAGAGAACCCGGTTCGGGAAGATGGAGCTCTTCGGCCGTGCACGAATCTACGACGACGAGGAGACCAAGAAGGGGACCGAGCGGGAGTACCTGCTCAAGCGGGGCGAGCCGAAGGCGGAGAGCGAGGCGTAA
- a CDS encoding 30S ribosomal protein S27ae, translating into MAAKKQAPAKGKRYECYEVKGDTVVLQKRHCPRCGPGVLMAAHKDRVACGKCGYTEFQK; encoded by the coding sequence ATGGCAGCCAAGAAGCAGGCCCCGGCCAAGGGCAAGAGATACGAGTGCTACGAGGTCAAGGGCGATACGGTGGTTCTGCAGAAGCGGCACTGCCCCCGGTGCGGTCCCGGCGTGCTGATGGCCGCGCACAAGGACCGGGTAGCCTGCGGCAAGTGTGGCTACACCGAGTTCCAGAAGTAG
- a CDS encoding bifunctional N(6)-L-threonylcarbamoyladenine synthase/serine/threonine protein kinase: protein MPDMMPDDGLVLGLEGTAWNLSAALFGEDLVALHSSPYVPPKGGIHPREAAQHHASVMKEVVSRVLTEPERIRAIAFSQGPGLGPSLRTVATAARALSIALDVPLVGVNHCVAHVEIGRWATGFSDPIVLYASGANTQVLGYLNGRYRIFGETLDIGLGNGIDKFARSHDLPHPGGPAIERLAREGNYIELPYTVKGMDLAFSGLVSAAQESSAPLEDVCFGLQETAFAMCVEVTERALAHAGKDEVLLVGGVGANGRLQEMLRVMCEERGAAFAVPERTFLGDNGAMIAYTGKIMLEQGVTLPLEESQIRPGYRADEVEVAWRAEEPGEVFSAGPHEGGVARGAEAVVEIGEEDVVKRRPSKRYRYPALDRRLIAERTRAEARLIATARRAGVPTPVIRDITADTIVMERIKGEVLKYVTAPETIRLAGEAVGRLHGTGIVHGDLTTSNMIVRDGQCVLIDFGLASTSSEVESRGVDLHVFFQTLESTTENFQELKEGFVEGYTAVFPGAGEALAREHEVELRGRYL from the coding sequence ATGCCTGATATGATGCCCGACGACGGGCTGGTTCTGGGGCTCGAAGGAACCGCATGGAACCTCAGTGCCGCCCTCTTCGGGGAAGACCTGGTCGCCCTCCATTCGTCGCCGTATGTCCCCCCAAAGGGGGGGATCCACCCGAGGGAGGCCGCGCAGCATCATGCCTCGGTGATGAAGGAGGTCGTCTCCCGGGTGCTCACGGAGCCGGAGCGAATCAGGGCGATCGCCTTCTCCCAGGGGCCGGGGCTCGGGCCGTCGCTCCGGACGGTGGCGACCGCCGCACGCGCCCTCTCGATCGCACTCGATGTACCGCTCGTCGGCGTCAACCACTGCGTGGCGCACGTCGAGATCGGGAGGTGGGCGACCGGGTTTTCGGATCCGATCGTTTTGTATGCAAGCGGCGCGAACACGCAGGTGCTCGGTTACTTGAACGGCCGCTACCGGATATTCGGGGAGACGCTGGATATCGGGCTCGGAAACGGGATCGACAAGTTCGCCCGGAGCCACGACCTTCCGCACCCGGGCGGGCCCGCCATCGAGCGGCTTGCGCGGGAGGGGAACTACATCGAGCTCCCCTACACGGTGAAGGGGATGGATCTCGCCTTCTCGGGGCTTGTCAGCGCGGCCCAGGAGAGCAGCGCCCCGCTCGAGGACGTCTGCTTCGGCCTGCAGGAGACGGCGTTCGCGATGTGCGTCGAGGTGACGGAGCGCGCGCTCGCCCACGCAGGCAAGGACGAGGTGCTGCTGGTCGGCGGGGTCGGGGCGAACGGACGGCTGCAGGAGATGCTCCGGGTGATGTGCGAGGAGCGAGGCGCGGCGTTCGCTGTTCCAGAACGGACGTTCCTCGGCGACAACGGCGCGATGATCGCCTATACGGGCAAGATCATGCTGGAGCAGGGCGTCACGCTCCCTCTCGAAGAGTCGCAGATCCGCCCCGGCTACCGGGCGGACGAGGTGGAGGTTGCCTGGCGCGCAGAGGAGCCCGGCGAGGTCTTTTCCGCCGGGCCGCACGAGGGCGGCGTCGCCCGGGGTGCAGAGGCGGTCGTGGAGATCGGCGAGGAAGACGTCGTCAAGCGCCGGCCGAGCAAGCGCTACCGCTACCCGGCTCTCGATCGGCGTCTGATCGCTGAGCGGACCCGGGCGGAGGCGCGCCTGATCGCGACGGCGCGGCGGGCGGGCGTCCCCACCCCGGTGATCCGCGACATCACCGCAGACACGATCGTGATGGAGCGAATCAAGGGCGAGGTGCTGAAGTACGTCACCGCGCCGGAGACGATCCGGCTCGCGGGCGAGGCGGTCGGGAGGCTGCACGGGACGGGGATCGTCCACGGCGACCTGACGACGAGCAACATGATCGTCCGCGACGGCCAGTGCGTCTTAATCGACTTCGGGCTTGCGTCGACGTCGTCCGAGGTCGAGAGCCGCGGGGTCGACCTCCACGTCTTCTTCCAGACGCTCGAGAGCACGACGGAGAACTTTCAGGAACTGAAGGAGGGCTTCGTCGAGGGCTACACGGCCGTCTTCCCGGGGGCGGGCGAGGCTCTCGCCCGGGAACACGAGGTCGAACTGCGGGGGCGGTACCTCTGA
- the rdgB gene encoding RdgB/HAM1 family non-canonical purine NTP pyrophosphatase has product MKVAVVTSNANKAREVAAYFAGVLTVEHVALECPEFRHADVGEIARGKAEFAYRTLSRPLIVDDTGLFVDALGGFPGPYAAYVHDTIGNAGVLKLMEGMENRNARFETAIAFAREDGIRVFRGVLPGTIVAPRGEEGFGYDPIFEYDGRTLAEIPLVEKSRISHRARALEAFRAWVEREAGGDRTVNMSKNE; this is encoded by the coding sequence CTGAAGGTCGCGGTGGTGACGAGCAACGCCAACAAGGCGCGGGAGGTGGCGGCCTACTTTGCAGGGGTGCTCACGGTCGAGCATGTTGCGCTGGAATGCCCGGAGTTCCGCCACGCCGACGTGGGGGAGATCGCCCGCGGGAAGGCGGAGTTTGCCTACAGGACGCTCTCCCGGCCGCTGATCGTCGACGATACCGGACTCTTCGTCGACGCGCTCGGCGGGTTCCCCGGGCCTTATGCTGCCTACGTCCACGACACCATCGGCAACGCCGGAGTCCTGAAACTCATGGAGGGCATGGAGAACCGGAACGCCCGGTTCGAGACGGCGATCGCGTTCGCGCGCGAGGACGGCATCCGGGTCTTCCGGGGAGTTCTCCCCGGGACAATCGTCGCCCCCCGAGGGGAGGAAGGGTTCGGCTACGACCCGATCTTCGAGTATGACGGTCGGACGCTCGCCGAGATCCCGCTCGTCGAGAAGAGCAGGATCTCTCACCGGGCACGGGCGCTCGAGGCGTTCCGCGCCTGGGTGGAGCGGGAGGCCGGAGGCGACAGAACTGTTAATATGAGCAAGAACGAATAG
- a CDS encoding 50S ribosomal protein L40e: MARFPEAEARLLNVKICMKCNARNAIRATSCRKCGSDELRAKSKERKA; the protein is encoded by the coding sequence ATGGCGAGATTTCCCGAAGCTGAAGCACGTCTGCTCAACGTAAAGATCTGTATGAAATGCAACGCCCGGAACGCAATCCGCGCGACCAGCTGCCGAAAGTGCGGCTCGGACGAACTCCGCGCCAAGTCCAAGGAACGGAAGGCGTAA
- a CDS encoding putative phosphothreonine lyase domain-containing protein — protein MEEIDPEPLAEVAYGIFEVYLNREIRLRGPYLFELIEQEADFEADVREIFGKFRDDYPELAEALLRRFGGIDAIYAPLREGEGILPSKTTRMYWIVQDAPAPSGRGLDDDQVGKWLIFVAADRVDEAWRKIRDETVQGTLGISAKVSTAKPNPDSRDERSVIYVYTRDWADEADVMRVRERLRELGFTERIGYKRNIETYKGEYSEEGRKVTYYSA, from the coding sequence ATGGAAGAGATCGATCCGGAACCCCTGGCCGAGGTCGCGTACGGGATCTTTGAGGTCTACCTCAACCGCGAGATCCGTCTCCGCGGCCCGTACCTGTTCGAACTCATCGAGCAGGAAGCTGATTTCGAGGCCGATGTCCGCGAGATATTCGGGAAATTCCGGGACGACTACCCGGAGCTCGCAGAAGCCCTCCTCCGCCGGTTCGGCGGGATCGATGCGATCTATGCGCCCCTCCGGGAGGGCGAAGGGATCCTCCCCTCGAAGACGACCCGGATGTACTGGATCGTCCAGGACGCCCCCGCCCCCTCGGGGAGAGGCCTCGATGACGACCAGGTCGGGAAATGGCTCATATTCGTCGCCGCCGACAGAGTGGACGAGGCGTGGCGGAAGATCCGGGACGAGACGGTGCAGGGAACCCTCGGGATATCTGCGAAGGTCAGCACCGCCAAACCGAACCCGGACTCGCGCGACGAGCGGTCGGTCATCTACGTCTACACCCGGGACTGGGCGGACGAGGCCGATGTGATGCGCGTTCGCGAACGGCTCCGCGAGCTCGGGTTTACGGAGCGGATCGGCTACAAGCGCAACATCGAGACCTACAAGGGCGAGTACAGCGAAGAGGGCAGAAAAGTCACCTATTATAGCGCCTGA
- a CDS encoding sulfide-dependent adenosine diphosphate thiazole synthase, with amino-acid sequence MTLNEVTISRAILEEQHRAIVDHLEMDAAVIGGGPSGLACAALLGEKGVKCALIEKKLSIGGGMWGGGMMFPRIVVQEEARRLLDRFGIAYKEFEEGYYVAKSVEAVAKLTAAACDAGVEFFNLTTVEDVMIRGDGRVGGLVVNWTPVDMAGLHVDPLTMACTCTVDATGHDAMIARMVERKGGALTVKGESFMWAERAESRILAHTKEVFPGLFVTGMAANAVAGECRMGPIFGGMLLSGERAAELVAERLRR; translated from the coding sequence ATGACGTTGAATGAAGTGACCATCAGCAGGGCGATCCTCGAGGAGCAGCACCGGGCGATCGTCGACCACCTCGAGATGGACGCCGCCGTCATCGGCGGGGGGCCATCGGGGCTCGCCTGCGCCGCGCTCCTCGGTGAGAAGGGCGTCAAGTGCGCACTCATCGAGAAGAAACTCAGCATCGGCGGCGGCATGTGGGGCGGCGGGATGATGTTTCCCCGGATCGTCGTGCAGGAAGAAGCGCGGCGACTCCTCGACCGGTTCGGTATCGCCTACAAAGAGTTCGAAGAGGGCTACTACGTCGCGAAGTCGGTGGAAGCGGTCGCGAAACTCACTGCAGCGGCCTGTGACGCCGGCGTCGAGTTCTTCAACCTCACCACCGTCGAGGACGTCATGATCCGGGGCGACGGGAGGGTCGGCGGCCTCGTCGTCAACTGGACGCCGGTCGATATGGCCGGGCTGCACGTCGACCCGCTCACCATGGCCTGCACCTGCACCGTGGATGCCACCGGCCACGACGCCATGATCGCCCGGATGGTCGAGCGAAAAGGCGGTGCACTCACGGTGAAGGGCGAGAGTTTCATGTGGGCCGAGCGCGCCGAGTCCCGGATCCTCGCCCACACAAAAGAGGTCTTCCCCGGCCTCTTTGTCACCGGGATGGCGGCGAACGCCGTTGCCGGGGAGTGCCGTATGGGCCCGATCTTCGGCGGGATGCTGCTTTCCGGGGAGCGGGCAGCGGAACTTGTTGCAGAAAGACTGCGCCGGTAA
- the htpX gene encoding zinc metalloprotease HtpX, translating to MKWTRDFGLTMRMFLTSFLLLIVYLIFLGVLAALGFPFEFLLLVAAGMAFLQFFFSDKLVLWSTSTRIVEEDEYPELHRMVESLATRAGLPKPRVGIMTSPVPNAFATGRSPKNAVVAVTDSIMRTLNREELEAVLAHEMSHVKNRDMLTLTMASFLSMLAFLIMRNWFFMGLFGGGGNRDNNMGALILVYVVSILVWVVSTLLTRALSRYREFAADRGSAALTENPRALISALQKISGRMDYVPAEKKQEVEGANAFFIIPALSGKSLMDLFSTHPSLEKRVAALEELEAQRRGY from the coding sequence ATGAAGTGGACGCGCGACTTCGGTCTCACTATGAGGATGTTTCTCACATCGTTCCTGCTCCTCATAGTCTACCTGATCTTCCTGGGCGTCCTTGCCGCCCTGGGATTCCCCTTTGAGTTCCTCCTGCTGGTGGCCGCCGGAATGGCGTTCCTCCAGTTCTTCTTCTCCGATAAGCTGGTGCTCTGGAGCACCAGCACGCGGATCGTCGAGGAGGACGAGTACCCGGAGTTGCACCGCATGGTCGAGAGCCTCGCCACGAGAGCGGGCCTCCCGAAACCGAGGGTAGGGATCATGACCTCCCCGGTTCCGAACGCGTTCGCGACCGGGCGCAGCCCGAAGAACGCCGTCGTGGCGGTCACCGACTCGATCATGCGGACGCTCAACCGCGAGGAACTCGAAGCGGTGCTCGCCCACGAGATGTCGCACGTGAAGAACCGGGACATGCTGACGCTGACGATGGCGAGTTTCCTCTCGATGCTCGCCTTCCTGATCATGCGCAACTGGTTCTTCATGGGGCTCTTCGGCGGCGGCGGCAACCGCGACAACAACATGGGTGCGCTGATCCTGGTCTACGTCGTCTCGATCCTTGTCTGGGTGGTGAGCACGCTCCTCACTCGTGCGCTCTCCCGCTACCGGGAGTTCGCCGCGGACCGGGGCAGCGCCGCCCTGACGGAGAATCCCCGGGCTCTGATATCGGCGCTTCAGAAGATCAGCGGGCGGATGGACTACGTCCCCGCCGAGAAGAAACAGGAAGTGGAGGGCGCAAACGCGTTCTTCATCATCCCGGCCCTCTCCGGGAAATCCCTGATGGATCTCTTCTCCACGCACCCGTCGCTGGAGAAGCGGGTGGCAGCCCTCGAGGAGCTGGAAGCGCAGCGGCGCGGGTATTAA